One Chitinophagaceae bacterium C216 genomic window carries:
- the rbsK gene encoding Ribokinase yields MKKQSIIIIGSTNIDMVIKAPRIPVPGETILGGTFFMNSGGKGANQAVTVARLGGNAVFVSKIGNDIFGKQSLELFQKEGIYTAYMLSDNHHSSGVALITVDEKGENSIVVASGANAHLKPEDIADVIFEDLNIGIMLLQLEIPLDTVQHAVQKASEKNIIVILNPAPARTLSSTILKYVDIITPNATEATHLSGIEVKDMTTAREAALIIQKKGVKNIVITMGEQGALILDSNHLFTEMPVAKVKAVDTTAAGDVFNGALAVALSEQKDLPTAVAFACQAAAISVTRWGAQSSIPYRNELYPEV; encoded by the coding sequence TATTATTATCGGTTCTACCAATATCGACATGGTTATTAAAGCCCCCCGAATCCCTGTACCCGGTGAAACTATACTAGGAGGTACCTTTTTTATGAATTCCGGAGGTAAGGGAGCTAATCAGGCTGTTACGGTAGCTCGTTTAGGTGGAAATGCAGTTTTTGTATCTAAGATAGGGAATGATATTTTCGGAAAACAATCTCTGGAATTGTTTCAAAAGGAAGGTATTTATACAGCATACATGCTATCAGATAATCACCATTCTTCCGGAGTCGCATTGATTACAGTGGATGAAAAAGGCGAAAACAGCATTGTTGTAGCATCAGGAGCTAACGCTCATCTGAAACCGGAGGATATAGCTGATGTGATTTTTGAAGATTTGAATATCGGAATAATGTTGTTGCAACTAGAGATTCCACTTGATACCGTACAACATGCGGTTCAAAAGGCATCAGAAAAAAATATTATAGTAATACTGAATCCTGCTCCTGCGAGAACATTAAGTAGTACAATATTAAAGTATGTGGATATAATTACACCTAATGCAACAGAAGCTACACATTTATCAGGTATTGAAGTAAAGGATATGACTACGGCCAGAGAGGCCGCTTTGATAATACAAAAGAAGGGTGTGAAAAATATTGTTATTACAATGGGCGAGCAAGGGGCTTTAATCTTAGACTCTAATCATCTTTTTACTGAAATGCCTGTAGCGAAGGTAAAGGCTGTAGATACTACAGCTGCAGGAGATGTTTTTAACGGCGCATTAGCAGTAGCATTGTCAGAACAAAAAGACCTACCGACTGCAGTAGCCTTTGCCTGTCAGGCGGCGGCAATATCCGTCACTCGATGGGGTGCACAATCATCCATTCCCTATCGAAATGAGTTGTACCCAGAGGTGTAG